From Candidatus Thermodiscus eudorianus:
AATGGATCCCTATAGGTCACTCCTATTACTGCCAGCGTGCCTCCCAGAACGGCTGTTGAGAGGGCCACGCCCGTCAACATGTCTAGGCCACTGATTACTCCGTAGATTGTGAACCCGACCGAGACCATCAACAGGCTTACTCCCAGGGCTATGAAGCGGGCATCCATGCTATACTGTCACCCCCACTGCCAGTCTCAAGGCGGTGTCTAAGGGCAGGGTCCTGTAGCTCCTCAGCCTCTCGCTGTGCGCCCTTATGAAGAGTGAGGCCATGGTGTAGATTAGCGCCATTGGTGGTAGGGTGAAGGCCAGCACGTAGACTATCCCGTAGACTAGGGCGATGCCTATGGACTCCTGCCTATGACTAGACACGCCTGACACGAGCATTAACTCGATGACGGGCGAGACTATTATCCACAGCGTCATGCCGGGGGCCAATACGCTTCCAGTCACGCCCACCAACGCCATGAATAGGGGGATCATGTAGTCCCAGTCCTCATAGCCGCGAAACCTCCCGGCATACACGCTTGCTGTTATGAGGAGTATTGCATACCCGGTGGCCAATGCTGCGGTCTGGGAGACTAGGAGGGATAGGCCCTTGTATATGGCTGCTGCTAGCGTGATAATCCATATCAGGTTGTTCCAGAGGGTCTCGCTTAGGAACGATAGGTTCAGGATGGTGCCGGCTATCACGAATAGTATGAGGGTCTGGGCTAGTAGGTGGCCCTGGATAATATATAGTAGGATTAGTACTGGGAACAACGCGGTTATGACTATCAGCATTCTCTCTCTGTCCTGCAAGCTAGTGCTCACCATTTAGGCACTGGCACGGTGTCTAGTACCTCATTGACTACGTCGACTGGCTTCTTGGAGGAGGTGGGCTTGAGGTTTATCCTGTGGCTCAGGACATAGGGGGCGAGCCTCTTCACGTCATCCGGTATGACGTAGTCTCGGCCCTGTAGGAGGGCTAGGGCCTCGGCTACCCTGTAAAGGGATATCGTGCCTCGATGGCTTGGCCCCATGAAAACGTCGCTGTGGGATCTCAGGTTCGAAATAATATCAACAATGTACTGGGAGATCTTTTCGTCAACATATATCATTGAGCCCAGGTTCTCCTGTAGCTGGGAGAGGTCGCCTGGGGTCATTATGGTGTTTACCTCCTCGGGGTTCGTCAAGTACAGCTTGTCGGATCTACTCGCGAGCAACACCTCGTTGTCGGCTACCAGGTATTCTGTGGGGATTGATATCCAGAACCGGTCTATGACTCCGAGGGCTAGCCGGTAGACTCCGGCTTCTATCTCCTCCGGTATGAAGGTCCCGATCACGTGGAACGGCTTATCTATGTTGAAGGTCTCTCCCTCCACGCTAACACTATATTCCGCCATAGCCTGGAGTAGTGCGGACTGGGACCTGGGAGGTATCCTGTTGATATCATCCACCTGGAGTATATTAGTGAACACAGGTCCCTTGACGAATCTTCTCTTTCCCGCTACAGAGTAGACGTAGAAACCTGTGATATCGGATGGCAGGACGTCGGGGTTGCCCTGCACCCTGGCGTAGGATCCGCCGAAGGCCCTGGCGATCGCCTTACTGGTATAGGTCTTCCCCGACCCTGGGGGTCCCTCTAGGAGTATGTGCCCCCCGGCTGCTATAGTGGCGACCATTAGCTCTATCTCTTCCTTCTTCCCTATAACAGCCTTAGACACCGTGTCCACGATCTCCCTGAGCGTGCTAGAGTATTCCTTTACTTCGCTCTCCATCTTGCGAGTGCACCCGATCTATACCCCTTCTCCATATCACTTACATTAGCTTTTATAAATTGAACCGATTCATTTACGGGAATCGTGTGGTAAGTGTAATGAGGAGGCCACTGCTGGATACAGCGATAGTCGCCGGGTTCACGGTGCTGTTGTCAACGGTTTACCGAGATGCAGTGTTAGCCTATATAGAGACCATGCAGATCCCAGACTACAGCTACCTCATGATACTAGTGCCCTCCACGGCCATAATCATAGCCGAGATAATCAACAAGCACGCGACGCTACAGGAGCTGGATATTGGCAGGATAGTGGCTGCTGGGGGAGGCCTGCTCATCGCGTTCTCGCTGCATAAACTCTCGACCATAATAATAGATTACTCCCTGGAGCTAGAGCTACTCTCTATAATAACCCTCCTGGCCTCGATGCTATTCCTCGTCTACGGGGACTTCGACAGGCTAGTGACACCCCTAGCAATATGGATACTCCTCCTACTACTAGTCCCCCTACCCCGAGGCATACTAGACACGCTATCAGCAGAGCTGACTGACCCAGTGGCAAAGGCAGCCTCAATGCTAACCGGGGCCCAGCTGACTGAGTCCTATGGGTTCACAAGCCTAAGATTCGTGGATTCTAGTGGCGTGACGAGGCTGTTCCAGATAGCGCCGGAGTGTAGCGGCGTGGTGAGCCTACTATCGGCTCTATCCCTAGCCCCTATCATATTCTACCTAGCCCTAACCTCCAACTCCACGTGGAGGAGGAAGGCTAAGGCGATAGCATTATCCCTAGCCCTAGCCGTGGCGATCGTGTTCACCGGGAACATCCTGAGGGTGGCGCTCGTAGTCTACATAGCGAAGACCTATGACTACAAGACCGCCCTGGAGTTCTTTCACCAAACCCCATCACTCATATACACGGGTATAGCCACGATAGTAGCACTGATGATAACCCTAAGGCTACCAAGACCCAGCCAGCCACCCAGACCAGTGAAACAAGCGCCAGCCAAGATCAGGGGAGGAGACATAGTAAAGGCGGCACTAATAACACTAATAGTACTAGCAGGCACAATCAACACGCCAACTACCATAGCAACAAGCCAGATGCAAAACCTGCCAACGCCGGAAGAACTGATACAGAACCCAGCACTAATACTATACAACCAGACGACCACGAAGGCCAGGACAACGCTGCCATCACCACTACTCGGAGAAGCACTAGGGGCACTAGCAGTATACAGGGCATCGGTCACGGTAGAGAACAAGACACTACAGGGATGGATAGAAATAGGTGAAACTCCAGCAAGGTTTCATTCTTGGGATTCATGTCTTCTCGCTCAAAACTACAAGATAACAAAGCGCTGGACAGAATCCTATGAAAACATGACCATAACCTATATACTAGCCAAAAAAGGACTACTAACACAACTACTAGCCTATACGATTGTCAAATACCCAACAGAGAGAGGAAACCTATACGTCAAGATAAGCCTCTTCTCTACAGTCACACAGCAAGACTATCTAGACAAAGCGGAATTACTAAGAAAAGCATTAACAACAATAAACATACCTGCACGAGGTAACGAACCAATTAGATCCTATTTTAACGAACTATATCTTGGTCTCGTATTGCTAGCTATTGCTTTAATCGCGGGTTTGTTGTATAAAACCTTGAACAGTAAAGTAAAATATATTTCTCCGGATTATACGATATGATATTATTTATAATATTATTCAGATTGATTGTCTTTATCATTACTCTCATCAATTTCTTCTTCTAGTTTTTTTAATTCTTCTTCTATCTCTTTTTCTATCTCTTCGATCGGCTTAGGCGGAGGCGTTGTTGCTAGGGTATACCCTATCCAGGCGAGTATACCGAATATTCCTGTAACCGCTATAAATCCTGTTATCTTCAGCAGCAGCATGGCATAGTCTGTTAAGAACACTAACCAGCCATAAACAATTATTATAATTATTGAAATCACTAGAAGAAGAGCTCCGGCGACTTTGTCTGAGGCCATTTCATTGGCACCTGGTTGTCCTCCGGGTTCATACGGTTTATATTTGCTTTACTGTATCTAATACCAGTCGCAATGAACGTAATTAAATACTAATTATATAAATCAAAATTATAATATCTTAAATAATTATTAATAAAATAGTGTAAGAAGAGACAAAATTTATAAAATCGGCTTTTGTCATA
This genomic window contains:
- a CDS encoding exosortase/archaeosortase family protein; protein product: MRRPLLDTAIVAGFTVLLSTVYRDAVLAYIETMQIPDYSYLMILVPSTAIIIAEIINKHATLQELDIGRIVAAGGGLLIAFSLHKLSTIIIDYSLELELLSIITLLASMLFLVYGDFDRLVTPLAIWILLLLLVPLPRGILDTLSAELTDPVAKAASMLTGAQLTESYGFTSLRFVDSSGVTRLFQIAPECSGVVSLLSALSLAPIIFYLALTSNSTWRRKAKAIALSLALAVAIVFTGNILRVALVVYIAKTYDYKTALEFFHQTPSLIYTGIATIVALMITLRLPRPSQPPRPVKQAPAKIRGGDIVKAALITLIVLAGTINTPTTIATSQMQNLPTPEELIQNPALILYNQTTTKARTTLPSPLLGEALGALAVYRASVTVENKTLQGWIEIGETPARFHSWDSCLLAQNYKITKRWTESYENMTITYILAKKGLLTQLLAYTIVKYPTERGNLYVKISLFSTVTQQDYLDKAELLRKALTTINIPARGNEPIRSYFNELYLGLVLLAIALIAGLLYKTLNSKVKYISPDYTI
- a CDS encoding transcriptional regulator; amino-acid sequence: MASDKVAGALLLVISIIIIIVYGWLVFLTDYAMLLLKITGFIAVTGIFGILAWIGYTLATTPPPKPIEEIEKEIEEELKKLEEEIDESNDKDNQSE
- a CDS encoding MoxR family ATPase codes for the protein MESEVKEYSSTLREIVDTVSKAVIGKKEEIELMVATIAAGGHILLEGPPGSGKTYTSKAIARAFGGSYARVQGNPDVLPSDITGFYVYSVAGKRRFVKGPVFTNILQVDDINRIPPRSQSALLQAMAEYSVSVEGETFNIDKPFHVIGTFIPEEIEAGVYRLALGVIDRFWISIPTEYLVADNEVLLASRSDKLYLTNPEEVNTIMTPGDLSQLQENLGSMIYVDEKISQYIVDIISNLRSHSDVFMGPSHRGTISLYRVAEALALLQGRDYVIPDDVKRLAPYVLSHRINLKPTSSKKPVDVVNEVLDTVPVPKW